GACGCGGCCGCGACCGCGGGGCTGTTTCACGAGGCGGTCGAGAAGGCGCAGCGGGCCGCGGCGCGGATCGAGGCGCTTCGCCGAATCGTCGATGCGGAGGTCCGCCGTCTCTTCGACGCCGAGCGGCGGATCACGGCCGATCTCGAGGGCCTCGGCGATCCCGAGAGGCTCCGAAGATTCGGGGAGGCGATCCTCGCCGGGATGGGACGCGCGCGAAGGGTCGGCGATCATGCGTGGGTGCCCGACCCGTACGACCCGGACGGCGGGGAGATCGGGGTCCCCGCGCCCGCCGGCCGGACATTGCACGCCGTCGTGGACGATTGCTTCCAGCGCTCGCGCAAGGCCCGGCGGGGACTCGAGACCGCCCGTGGCCGGCGGGAGGCGATCCGGCTGCGCCTTGCCCGTCTCGAGCGGCTGCGGGCGGACGTCGAGGCGGCTCGCGGCGAGGACGGGGCGGAGCGGATCGAGGCCGCCCTCCGCGGCGAGGCGATCCCGGTCGCCCTTGGCCCCGCGACTCGAGCGGGCCGTGCGTCCGCTCGGGCGGAGCGCCCTCGCCTCGAAGGGGTGCGCCTTCTGACGAGCAGCGACGGCCTCGAGATCCTCATCGGCAAGACCGGGCGCGACAACGATCGGCTGACGTTCAAGCTGGCCTCGCCCGAGGACTTCTGGCTCCACGCCGCCGGGGTGTCCGGCGCTCACGTCGTGGTCCGTAACCCGAACCGACGGCCATTCCTCCCTCGTGCGACCCTCGTGGAGGCGGCGAACGCGGCGGCGTGGTTCAGCAGCGCGAGAGGGGCGAGCCAGGCCGACGTCCAGTGGACCCGGCGGAAGCACGTTCGACGGCTCAAGGGGGCGTCCTCGGGAACCGTGAGCCTCAAGCGCTTCGAAACCATCAGGATCAAGCCTTCTCCACCGCCGGGTATCGGCTGGGAATCGGACTGAATCGCTGGCGAAGCCCGCCGCGGCGTGCGTACGAACGGGTAAAGATCGGGCGACGGGGCACCAACTTCGGGTTCAACGGCGCTGCGACCGCCGTCACTGGCGCCAAGTTCCGCCGTTTTCTGTTGACCTTACAGCATGGACGGCCTACATTCGGCGACCATGAAGGACATCCTCCGGTACTCGGCCGGGGCGGCCCTGGCGGTTTTCCTGCTCTGGCTCGTCCTGCGGGGGGTGGATCGGCGCGCCCTCCTGGCAGCGATAGGCCGGGCGTCCATCGGAGGACTCGTGGCCGGCGCGGCGGTCAACCTCGCCCACAACGTCTTTCGGGTCTGGCGGTGGGGCGCGCTCCTCGAGCCGGTCCGGCCGAAGCTGCCGTTCAGGCCGATGTTCACCGCGGTGATCATCGGATACCTCACGACGTGGATCCTCCCGGGGCGGCTTGGCGAGCTCGTGCGACCCGCGCTGCTGAGCGCGAGGGAGGATGTCCCGATCGGTCCGTCCCTGGGCTCGATCGTGGCCGACCGAGCGCTGGACGGCGCGGCGATCGTCGCGCTCTTCGCGGCGGGCACGTTCCTCGCGCCGATCCGGGGGATCGCCGCCCGGCAGATTCGTTCCGCGGCCCTCGTCCTGCTCGTCGTCGTCCTGGTCTTCATGGCGGGCGCCGCGGTGGCGGGCAGCGCTCGCGGGCGAATCGAAGCCTGGTGCGGGCGAAGGGGCCGTTTCGTCCGGCGCGCCGGGCGGGCGTTCTCGTCGCTCGTCCTCGGCGCCGAGGCGCTCAGGAGACCACGTCTCCTCGCCATCGTCCTCGCCCACAGCATCCTCGCGTGGCTCACCATCGCCGCTGGAGTGTGGCTCGGAGTCCGGGCCTCCGGCGCCGACGTCCCGTTCCCGGCCATGATGGTGATGCTCCCGCTCCTCGCGTTCGGGGTCGCCGTCCCGACGCCGGGAGGGGCGGGGGGATATCATGCCGCGATGGCGTTCGGCCTTCAGATGCTCTACGGCGTGCCGGCCGACGCCGCGGTCGCGGCCGGGATCCTCATGCACCTTGCGGTGGTCCTACCGGTGATCGTGCTGGGGCTCGCTCTGCTCAAGACCGAGGGAATCTCGTGGGCCGACGTCCTGACCGCGGCGCGCGGCGTGCGGGCGCTGGGACGGGAAGCGGCGCGGGAGCCGGGAGGGGGACCCGAATGAGGTGCCCGTTCTGCGGCCACCCGAAGGACAAGGTGGTGGACTCGCGGGAGACCGGCTCCGGCGACGCGATCCGGCGGCGAAGGGAGTGCCTGGGCTGCAGCCGCCGGTTCACGTCGTACGAGAGGGTGGAGGAGATTCCCTACCTCGTCATCAAGAAGGATGGACGGCGCGAGCCGTTCGACCGGCGGAAGCTCCTGGCGGGGCTGCACCGGGCGTGCGAGAAGCGCCCGATTCCCGCAAAGGCGCTGGACTCCATCGCCGACGAGGTCGAGCAGATGGTCCAGGACACGCCGGACCGCGAGGTCGAGGCCCGGGTCATCGGCGAGCGCGTGATGACGCGACTCAAGGACCTCGACAAGGTCGCCTACGTCCGTTTCGCTTCGGTCTACCGTCAGTTCGAGGACGTGCAGGAGTTCATGGCGGAGCTCAAGGATCTTCTCGAGACCCGAAGGTAGGGCAGGGACGAGCCGGCCAGGCGCCGGCAGGCCCCGCGGCCGGTGGGAGACGATCATGTCGAGAGCGTTCGGTCCCCTCCT
This region of Terriglobia bacterium genomic DNA includes:
- a CDS encoding NFACT RNA binding domain-containing protein — translated: MDNLVLIRVAAVLGPALRGTLLREIREESSQRFRLVFEGEDRAATVLLSLDPVHPWVGRPASRWDGPRRAPGPFAAKTQRTLAGLKVRDLTKAGSDRVLILDFSDGQALVVELATHGANLIHVDSGGNVLASARHPRKAQERIAPGRPYRLPSLPEGRLVPFGASADDIDAFLRRAVGDGEDLFEVLRRRTFGIGSEAAALVLDEVRLSGRSAGDVLGARLARLAIGELDPVVAGSEDPLAEASRGALDVRSLRLLPWEPPQRAPGEAYLCGRDAAATAGLFHEAVEKAQRAAARIEALRRIVDAEVRRLFDAERRITADLEGLGDPERLRRFGEAILAGMGRARRVGDHAWVPDPYDPDGGEIGVPAPAGRTLHAVVDDCFQRSRKARRGLETARGRREAIRLRLARLERLRADVEAARGEDGAERIEAALRGEAIPVALGPATRAGRASARAERPRLEGVRLLTSSDGLEILIGKTGRDNDRLTFKLASPEDFWLHAAGVSGAHVVVRNPNRRPFLPRATLVEAANAAAWFSSARGASQADVQWTRRKHVRRLKGASSGTVSLKRFETIRIKPSPPPGIGWESD
- the nrdR gene encoding transcriptional regulator NrdR → MRCPFCGHPKDKVVDSRETGSGDAIRRRRECLGCSRRFTSYERVEEIPYLVIKKDGRREPFDRRKLLAGLHRACEKRPIPAKALDSIADEVEQMVQDTPDREVEARVIGERVMTRLKDLDKVAYVRFASVYRQFEDVQEFMAELKDLLETRR
- a CDS encoding flippase-like domain-containing protein, coding for MDGLHSATMKDILRYSAGAALAVFLLWLVLRGVDRRALLAAIGRASIGGLVAGAAVNLAHNVFRVWRWGALLEPVRPKLPFRPMFTAVIIGYLTTWILPGRLGELVRPALLSAREDVPIGPSLGSIVADRALDGAAIVALFAAGTFLAPIRGIAARQIRSAALVLLVVVLVFMAGAAVAGSARGRIEAWCGRRGRFVRRAGRAFSSLVLGAEALRRPRLLAIVLAHSILAWLTIAAGVWLGVRASGADVPFPAMMVMLPLLAFGVAVPTPGGAGGYHAAMAFGLQMLYGVPADAAVAAGILMHLAVVLPVIVLGLALLKTEGISWADVLTAARGVRALGREAAREPGGGPE